The Plectropomus leopardus isolate mb unplaced genomic scaffold, YSFRI_Pleo_2.0 unplaced_scaffold15450, whole genome shotgun sequence DNA segment TAAGATTGCAGGacgttttttaggattttaggtagttttacagatttcaggacatttcttggaattgAGGTCATTTCTCAGGTTtaaggacatatctaggattgttatgatattaggacattttgatttttaggacattcataagattttaggacatcagtgtctcagctgtgtcctctgtcgggggtgtgggggatcctcctctgacaccttatggagactgaaaggacaaaaactattcacagagtcaatcactttatttttattgtacattagaaaacggttggggggccaccaggggccctatcaggggccagattttgccCACGGACCGTAAATTGAGAATCAGTGACCtggatgttaaaatgtgtttggacGACCGTGAATCCCGACGCCTTGAACGCGTCCGGAGACTTTTGCATGTTGTCAAAGCTCGCAGCACTTTTGTTCAGACACGTTTTCTCGCTCGTCCCTGCAGGCGGCGTCTTCTCCCGGCAGGCCGAGGTGATCTTCCAGCCCGGTAACGAGCGTCTGAGCATCAAGCAGCAATTCAAAGGAATCGACGAACAcgaccacctggtggtgagcaCCGAGCTGGAGGGACGACTTCCCGCCATCCCGCCGGGATCCACCGTCCAGATCAGCCCGTACAAAGAGATCTACCAGTACGACAGAAACTGTAAGGACAAGAGACACCTGAGACACCTGAGACACATGAGACACCTGAGACACATGAAGCTGATAAAGTCTGAAGCAGCAGATGGTTGTGATCCCTACAACACCCAAAGACATAATAAACCACC contains these protein-coding regions:
- the LOC121964383 gene encoding nidogen-1-like is translated as MNGKVNGRVFVGNSPTPEELNNNDLHSYVVANDGRAYVAISNIPSSVGPSLQPLSSLGGIIGWAFALEQPGYQNGFSLVGGVFSRQAEVIFQPGNERLSIKQQFKGIDEHDHLVVSTELEGRLPAIPPGSTVQISPYKEIYQYDRNCKDKRHLRHLRHMRHLRHMKLIKSEAADGCDPYNTQRHNKPPT